Genomic window (Jeotgalibaca ciconiae):
TGATCGTTCCTGCAACTTTCTTGTTTTCTGCCATGACCATTCATCTCTCTTCCATCATTAAAAGTCTTTTATATATCATTCATATTAGAAATGCGCTTTTTTTCATCCAATTTAGCTTCTTCAATCCAAGTAGGCATTTTTTCTCGTAGTGTTTCAAATCCGATTTGAGGCGTATACCTTCTTCGTCTATGCTTTTTTCGTTGTGGGTAAGGTGGTATTGGCAGCTTTTCCATTGCACGTAAAGAAAGACTGATTTTTTTTGTATATTCATCAATATCGATAATTTTCGCTACTACTTCATCATTAACTTGAATCATTTCATCTAGATCAGTTACATAACCATGTTTACATTCTGAAATATGAATGAGCCCTTGGATATTCATATCAAGTGCAACAAAAATACCATATGATTGTATTCCTGTTACTGTCCCTGTTATAATATCTCCTATTTTGTAATCCATAGCGATGTTACTCCCCTTCTTTATATAAAATCATTATAGCATGATTTGAGGAGAAAATGACAGACAGATATCACCCTTTATCATTGTGATAAGAGGATAAATTAAAATTCGAATCCTAAAATGACAATGTCTTCAACTGGCTTGTCGTTCGCTCCTTTTTCAACGTCTTCAATCGCGTATACGACATCCATGCCAGATTTCACTTGTCCAAAAACAGTGTGGCGATGATCCAACCATGGTGTGCCGCCATTTGTTCTATATTCCTCAATCACTTCTGTTGGCCATCCGCCATTTTCTAATTGTGAAAGCATGCTATCTTGAACTTGCTTATTTGTAACAATAAAAAATTGACTGCCATTTGTGTTTGGACCAGCATTCGCCATAGAAAGAGCGCCGTGGATGTTAAAGAGATTCATATTGAACTCATCTTCAAACGATTCTCCCCAAATGCTTTCTCCACCCATACCTGTTCCAGTAGGATCCCCGCCTTGAACCATAAAATCATTAATAACACGGTGAAAGATAATTCCATCGTAATAACCTTTTCTTGCAAGACCTAAAAAGTTCTCAACTGCCTTCGGTGCAAACTCCGGGAATAAACGTAAATGGATATCACCTTTATTTGTTTTCATAATTAC
Coding sequences:
- a CDS encoding CvfD/Ygs/GSP13 family RNA-binding post-transcriptional regulator; protein product: MDYKIGDIITGTVTGIQSYGIFVALDMNIQGLIHISECKHGYVTDLDEMIQVNDEVVAKIIDIDEYTKKISLSLRAMEKLPIPPYPQRKKHRRRRYTPQIGFETLREKMPTWIEEAKLDEKKRISNMNDI
- a CDS encoding peptidylprolyl isomerase, which gives rise to MNLYPQLNETVENEENVIMKTNKGDIHLRLFPEFAPKAVENFLGLARKGYYDGIIFHRVINDFMVQGGDPTGTGMGGESIWGESFEDEFNMNLFNIHGALSMANAGPNTNGSQFFIVTNKQVQDSMLSQLENGGWPTEVIEEYRTNGGTPWLDHRHTVFGQVKSGMDVVYAIEDVEKGANDKPVEDIVILGFEF